A segment of the Sulfurovum indicum genome:
TGAAACCCATTTTGAACGATATGGCAAGCCGCTCTACTCGTCGCATATGATTGATCTTTCGGAGGAACCGATCGAAGAGAATATTGCTACTTGTAAAGTGTACCTGGAACGTATGAGTAAAATAGGAATGACTCTGGAGATCGAGCTTGGAGTAACGGGTGGTGAAGAGGATGGTGTTGACAATACCAATATTGATAACGCTCTACTCTATACACAACCTGAGGAGGTTGCGTATGCCTATGAAGAACTGATGAAAGTCTCTGATAAATTTACTATTGCTGCATCGTTCGGGAATGTACACGGAGTATATAAACCGGGTAACGTAACGTTGACACCAAAGATCCTGGACAATTCTCAAAAGTACATTGAGGAGAAGTTCAGTACACGTCAAAAGCCTGTAGACTTTGTTTTTCATGGTGGCTCAGGTTCCGAGCTTTCGGATATCCGTGAGGCTATTGGTTATGGTGTTGTGAAGATGAATATCGATACTGATACCCAATGGGCATTTTGGGACGGTGTGCGTCAATACACAGCTTACTACCATGACTACCTGCAAGGCCAGATCGGCAATCCAGAAGGTGAAGACAAACCTAACAAGAACTACTATGATCCTCGAAAATGGCTTAGAGAAGGTGAGCTCTCTATGGTCAAGAGGCTTGAACAGGCATTTGAAGACCTTAATTGCGTAGGACGCAATTAAGAGGCATTGAGTACCGAATGTTTGGAAGAGGCAGCAAAGTTGCCTCTGAATCTACCTTCCCCTATTCAATCTATCTTTTTTGAAAATAAACAGTTCTATTTAAAACGTGATGACTTGATACACGCTGACTTTTCGGGGAACAAAGCACGTAAATTTCACTATTTTTTAACACATAGTTTTCCGCATATTAACAAGGTGGTCTCTTATGGTTCAGCACAGTCCAACGCTATGTACTCACTCTCAGTATTGGCAAAGATGAAGGGGTGGGTGTTTGAGTACTATGTGGATCATGTCGCAGACTATTTACAAGAAAATCCGCATGGGAACTATAGAGCAGCATTGCAAAACGGCATGGTGCTTCGACCAGCTCAGAAAACGGTTGCTGAGCTGGTCGAAGGGAAACCGGATATACTGTTTATCGAAGAAGGGGGGCGTCAACAAGAAGCTGTATACGGCATTAAGATATTGGCCCAGGAGATCATAGCCTGGCAAAGAGAAAATAATATAGAAAAACTTAATATATTTTTGCCATCGGGTACGGGGACGACGGCACTTTTTCTCCAAAAATCCCTCTTAACACTCAATGCTCAACGCTCAACGCTTGTATACACGACGCCATGTGTTGGAAATAAAGCTTATTTGAAGGAACAGTTTTTAATGCTGGAAGAAGATAAAGTATTCCACCCGACTATCTTGTGTTTGGAAAAAAAACACCATTTTGGCAAACTCTATAGAGAAAATTACGAAATTTGGCTAAAATTACAACAACAAACGGGCGTCCTG
Coding sequences within it:
- the fbaA gene encoding class II fructose-bisphosphate aldolase; the encoded protein is MSTKVLDTVNAGVVTGDDLQTLFRIAKENEFAIPAVNVVGTSSVNAVMEAAKKVNSPVIVQFSNGGAAYYAGKGIPSEKGAVLGAISGAQHVHTMAEAYGVPVVLHTDHAARKLLPWIDALLDASETHFERYGKPLYSSHMIDLSEEPIEENIATCKVYLERMSKIGMTLEIELGVTGGEEDGVDNTNIDNALLYTQPEEVAYAYEELMKVSDKFTIAASFGNVHGVYKPGNVTLTPKILDNSQKYIEEKFSTRQKPVDFVFHGGSGSELSDIREAIGYGVVKMNIDTDTQWAFWDGVRQYTAYYHDYLQGQIGNPEGEDKPNKNYYDPRKWLREGELSMVKRLEQAFEDLNCVGRN
- a CDS encoding 1-aminocyclopropane-1-carboxylate deaminase/D-cysteine desulfhydrase — translated: MEEAAKLPLNLPSPIQSIFFENKQFYLKRDDLIHADFSGNKARKFHYFLTHSFPHINKVVSYGSAQSNAMYSLSVLAKMKGWVFEYYVDHVADYLQENPHGNYRAALQNGMVLRPAQKTVAELVEGKPDILFIEEGGRQQEAVYGIKILAQEIIAWQRENNIEKLNIFLPSGTGTTALFLQKSLLTLNAQRSTLVYTTPCVGNKAYLKEQFLMLEEDKVFHPTILCLEKKHHFGKLYRENYEIWLKLQQQTGVLFDLLYDPLGWRTLLVYPEVYSKPTLYIHQGGVLGNESMLRRYVRKYPSVMSE